TTGCTTCCCTAGAGTGAAGGTCGTTCATACCTCTGATAAGATCCATGGCCAAATCTACATTCCAGAGATCAACTGGATTCTTATGATTCTCTGTGTCGCTGTTACCATCGGATTTAGAGACATAAAACATCTCGGAAATGCTTCAGGTGAGTCGGTTGCAATGTACTTTTCAAATGCTACATTTTTGCCAACTTGGAAACAAACATTCTGTTCTCGACGTTCTTATTAGAaaccacgaacctccacaatagtatgatattgtccaatttgagcacaagctctcgtgactttgctttgggcttccctaaaaggccacccaacaatcctcaacaatcctctcctcgaacaaagtacaacatagagcctcccctaaggcctatggagccctcgaacaacctccccttaatcgaggctcaactccttctctggatcttttgaacaaagtacaccctttgttcgacactttagtcacttttgactacaccttcgaggctcacaattctttgttcgacatttgagaattctattgacatggctaagttaagagcatgactctaataccatgttagacacCACGACCTCCACAaaggtatgatattgtccactttgagcataatctctcatggctttgaGGCCTCATACCGATGgtgatgtattccttacttataaaacccacgatcattccttaaattagtcaatgtggaaTTCCCTCCCAACAGTCCTCAACAGTTCTTATTCACATACTTCCCGTTCTGAGTTGTCTGCCCCATCTCTTGAGGCAGAGTCTTACTCTGTTCGACCTCCGTTTGCCTCAAACGTTTAAAAAGTATGGTTTAAACCATAAAGATCTGATTGCAGTTAGCCACTTATTTTTGATTTGCAGGTCTGGCTGTAATGACTGTGATGTTAGTGACAACATGTCTTACATCTTTGGTGATTGTTCTCTGTTGGAACAAATCTCCACTTTTGGCTCTCTCCTTCTTGATCTTCTTTGGATCTGTTGAATTGCTTTACTTCTCAGCTTCACTCACCAAGTTCAGGGAGGGCGCTTGGCTCCCCATTCTTTTAGCTCTCTTCCTCATGACCATTATGTTTGTATGGCACTTTGCCACCATCAAGAAGTATGAATTTGATCTTCACAACAAGGTTTCATTAGAATGGTTACTAGCATTGGGGCCGAGCCTTGGGATTGCTCGTGTCCCGGGCATTGGATTAGTCTTCACTGATCTTACCTCAGGCATCCCTGCCAACTTCTCCCGGTTTGTCACCAACCTCCCGGCATTTCATCGCATTCTTGTCTTTGTATGTATAAAGTCGGTACCGGTTCCCTTTGTACCTCCAGCTGAGCGATATCTCGTCGGAAGAGTAGGCCCAGCTACACATAGGTCGTACAGGTGCATTGTTCGATATGGCTACCGTGATGTTCACCAGGATGTGGACTCATTTGAATCTGAATTGGTCAAGAAACTGGCAGACTTCATCCGCTATGATTGGTACAGAAAGCAAAGAGGCAACTCTTGCAGCGAGGACGATGCATCCCATTCAAATGACTCAACGGGCGAGTGTCGACTGGCTGTGATTGGAACCATAGCATTTGCAGATGCAACTGCTTATGAAGAAACTGTGCAACCTGGAAGTGTATCGGTCGGGTTCCGAACTGTCGATAGCATTGGTGATGTGATCGAAATGGAGCCAatgggagaagaacgaagagTCAGGTTTGCtatagatgatgatgattttgaaGGTGACTCACAAGCTGAAACAGAAGCCTTGCTGCATGAAGAGCTAGAAGACCTTGTAGCAGCACAGCAATCTGGGACGGCGTTCATTCTCGGGCATTCGCACGTGCGGGCAAAGCAAGGATCGTCCGTGTTGAAGAGGCTGGCTATTAACTATGGCTACAACTTTCTGAGAAGGAATTGCAGAGGCGCAGATGTTGCACTTAAGGTGCCACCAGTGTCTCTTCTTGAAGTGGGCATGGTTTATGTTGTATAAAGATGCTGCCGCCGCCTTGAATGAAAGCTAAAATATGCCCCATGTAACTCTCCCTCCTACAAACCCACAAGAATTATCTTCCcttaaactcaaaaaaaaGTCGAGGCTTTAAAGATTAACCCATGATTTTATCAGTGACAtaacagcctaagctcacCATTAACAgtcttacggttttaaaacgcgtctactaggaagaagtttctacactctttAAGGAATGTTGCTCGTTGAATTAACGTGAAAGGCTATGCGATGTTCCTATTGTCTAGCAAGAAGACCATGGAGGGCATGGCAAGGTCATACATTATATCAATGCTTGTTTATAGTTTGGCCTGTGTCACATTTCTAGCCATGCACGCTTATCATTTGCTACCACAACACTTATACAAGAATTATCGACATTCTTAAATGCCAAAATCTAAGTAAAAACATTAAACCGTAGTTTTGATTCTTCCTTGATCTACCGAGAAAAACGTGTTGAGGGAACTTCCATAAAGGATGCTCGACAAAAAAATCTCTGGAAAAACCCTACCATCTTCTCTTTTCTGAATTTTTCTCGAGTAGAAAAGCTCGTACCTTCATAGCTCGGGGGTTAAACATGTCGCATATCAGTTGAGTCGGTATCAAATGAATATTGTTGccaaaatttcttctttgggCAAAAATAGGTTGTTAAAAGACAAAAGTTGGGGTGAGATGGGAAGATTCTTTCCCTGGTAGAGCAGTCATTTGGCATTGTCAAGTCGCTATGCATGCCTCTTAACATAATTGATCCAATCCTAACCCAATTTTGTACGGAGATTGGCTGGATCCATTAATTTCCTTCCTTCATTCATCTCATACCATTCGATCTATATTCCAAAACTCGATCTATATTCCAAAACTTTTGTACTTTTTCAATCGAGTATTGAAAATGGAATAACGATACGATGACACGTGACATTATCTTATTGtaaggtcccacatcggttggagaggggaacgaaacattctttataagggtgcgaaAGCCTCTTTCTATCAATTAAACCAAGATCCGATAAGAACCCACGGAAAGATAACCAAAATACTGGGAATTCTCCTTGAATTAGCTTAAGGATGCTTAATCAGACCGTGAGTTGGTTTAGCTAGACCACTGTCGACGTTTGTGACTGACATACCTCTCATGACAACTTCTCTAACGTTATGAAGCAGTGAGTCTCAGCAGCCACTCCTTTGCAACGGTGGTGCGTGGATCATAGATTGCAACAACGAATTATTCGAAACCCACCAAAACCCTAATAGACAAATGAgggaataataaataagtttgtCCCCTTGATTCTACAAGGTTGAGAGAATCTTAGGGTATGTGGGGGCAAGTAGAtaatttggtatcaaagctatgTTGAGAGGGGGCTCGATGTTGCTTTCAAGACATGATCAAGTTATGATAAATATACACCTTTTTGGACCATTTACACATAGCCATATGGTGACTATTGATGGAGGGTCCTTCAATTTGTTGCCATTCCTACCAATTACTTGCCTTCCCTCGCTCGCATGCAACCCAAATTATTGGCTTTTCTAACGTCTTATGGGCCTCCCTATCCATTCTCGAACATATTGTTCTTATATCTTTTCTAACCTCGActtgttttataatattaaaagaatcattcaaatcCCGTAAActaattcaaaactttatcgttagagtagaaaaaaaattttacaatGATGAACGAAAAATTTATGGTATCGAATAATCATTCTTTCAGACTTAATCTAAGCAAGCGTTCTAGTCACGAGTCACTccaataatcatttttttttttttgaaaaagatttgttttaaagagtttttgaatgaataatttttattatacaaaatatgATACATcgtaataaataatacaatgTTCAAGAATATGTGATATTTAGAGTAATATAAAAGTGTTTGGGAGAGGTGGAAGAATCTGCCTCGGATGACATGTGGACGTGACGGAGGAGACGGCGGAGAGTGGGCGGCAAGGGATACGGAGAGGCGCTGCCTCNttttttttttttttttttttttttttttttttgttgccaTTTTAAGATCAAGAGTCCAATGATCAGTAGCTGATGGGAGAGTTTTGCGTTGTCACGCACTGATATGACACTTGCATGATGCTATATCATAATAATGCCTTCAATAGAGTTTTCCACCTTTTTCAACGCTACAAGCTTGTAGTATGTCTCTATTTTGCCTTAAACGAGTGACTAAGTCTACTAACTCTATGGTTGGGTTTTAGATCTATAATTTTGTAGTATTCTCGAGTcgattaacaatttttttaaaaaaatagttattcgttttaaaattataaagtcGCATGAATCTTTACGAGCCGTATCAATCTCAATTTCTAAGTGAACATTGGGGTGAGTAGCCATCAactaaattttgttcttatgaagtgtgaaaattgaaaaaaatagggAAAAAGAGAAGTGAAAAAGGGGTGAGTTAGCTACTCTATGTATAGTCAAAATGTGGGAGAGTGGCTGGCATGCATTCATTGTTCACAAATGAGTAGCATCAACCTATTCACATGGGAGGGCCCGTGGCAAAATTTGTTCTTACTGTTTTTACCATCTTTATGGATTTGATATTGGaggtgtcagcgaggacgttgggtcctaaaaggagtggattatgagatcgcATGTCGatgagagagaagaacgagtgcCGGCAAAGACGTTGGACcctgaagggagtggattgtgagatctcacatcagttaggAAGGGGAgcaaatcattctttataaacgtgtgaaagcccaaaagaaaaaaagttaaatatgacaatatctgttggTAGTGGAATTGGACTGTTACACTCTATGATGACACTTTTGCAATATTTTATCAGCGGAACGTTGACTAACAACCagtaacaaaaagaaattttgcCCTAAAAGTTGCATATctttttgttcccctcttttGATTTAGTCACATGCAAGTAGGCTTCAAACCCGACTCACTNaaaaaaaaaaaaaaaaaaaaaaaaaaaatctacctTCAAGACGTTTTGAGAAAGAACTCATCCAAAACCTACCATTCGAGTGCTCGAGTTTGATGGTTAAATACAATACAACAATACTTATGCCCATTAGTCATAATTTCTCATggctttgaattttgaaaaagaacgCTAGGATTTCAAGTacgatggattgtgagatccgacaTTAGATAGAGAGTGAACAAAACCTTTTTTattagggtgtgaaaatctctctcgtaaacatattttaaaactgtgaggctgataaTCATACGTAACATgttaaagtggataatatatGCGGGAGCTAAGTTTATATGCGGTCTCCATCACGGTTCATACggagataaaataaaagtggGTTGAATTTAGACCCACCCATTTTTGAGTCAACATTTTGGAAAGGGGTCCATAAGATTCCAACTCTCCATGAACCAAACTACACcactaatattaataataataataataataataataataataataataataataataataatacactTGGTTTTCAACTACTTAATACGTGTAAGTAAAGCCATGAAGTCGTTTATTATTATGCTCTTCCCACCTTATTTATAGGCATTATTATACACACATATCCTTCACCACCTTCAACTCCTTCATTCTTATTGCTTGCCTTCTTTAATGGAGACCAAGGACCTCACCCAAGATGGCACTGTCGATCTTCGTGGCCACCCTGTTCTTGCCTCCAACACTGGCAAATGGAAAGCTTGTGCTTTTCTCGTAGGTACGTGCGTCTTACACACAATAGATCGATCAATCTAAATTTGGctattgattttatttgaaaactaCCTTACTCGTAGTAATAccatctttctctttttctgaTTGATGCGGAATTTTGAGGATTCGGTTTAAAAGTGTTTATTTTtcggagtttttttttttttttttaaggaattgAAGTGAgaattgttcttgtttttagGATACGAAGCGTTTGAAAGGATGGCGTTTTATGGTATAGCTTCGAATTTGGTGAATTATTTAACAACTCAACTTCACGAAGACACTGTCTCGTCGGTTAGAAATGTCAATAACTGGTCAGGATGCGTATGGCTTACTCCCATCTTTGGCGCTTACATTGCTGATTCTTTTCTTGGCCGCTTTTGGACTTTCACCATCTCATCTCTCATCTACGTCATGGTAAACCTCAAAACTCTAATTTCCAAGTAAGAGATTCAATACGAAACTGTATTATTGAAGCGGAGCCATGAATGATCATTCCTTTGACACCCAAAAAAAGTAATACATAATAGAATAATAAGCTCAATCGATTGTTGGAGAGGAAACAGAACAttagtgtggaaacctctccttaacagacagtgttttaaaacttagaGAGATTGACTGCTATAAATAACTGGTCAAATATAGTCGGGAATATTATTAGGATAAGCTTTTGGATTGAGTAGTGATTTAACGCGGGAAGGAACAACAGGGAATGGTGTTTGTAACAATGGCAGTGTCAGTAAAGAGCTTAAAACCAAGGTGCAAGAATGGGATATGCAGCAAAGCCACAGCATCACAAGTAGCCTTCTTCTACATATCTCTGTACACCATAGCGGTCGGGTCGGGAGGCACGAAACCGAACATCTCTACCTTTGGCGCGGACCAATTCGACGACTTCAATCCAGTGGAGAAGCAGATGAAAGTATCATTCTTCAATTGGTGGACGTTCAGCTCATTCTTGGGCGCTCTCTTTGCCACACTCGGCCTTGTCTACATCCAAGACAACCTTGGGTGGGGCCTCGGCTATGGGATTCCCACCGTCGgccttctcttttctctcctCATCTTCTACTTCGGAACTCCCCTTTACAGGCACAAGGTTACCAAATCTCGCACCCTGGCTACGGACTTCATTCAGGTCCCCATCACCGCCTTTCGCAACCGGAACCTCCAGCTTCCCCCAACCTCCGCTGAGCTTTATGAGCTGGAATTGCACACTTACTCCCGTaacgccgccgccgccgccggagGAAGAAGGCAGGTCGAGCATACTCCCATTTtcaggtatatatatatatatatttaaaaaaatttaatggtgGTAAGTAGGAGAATagtctaattttttaaaaataattaaatacgagagagaaagagattgtTGGGTTATTCTACATCGATAGTTAGAGGGGTCCCTTTGGGGACGTAGTCTAGACCATATGATAAATtcctaataattaaaaaaattaagaaataaaatttcaatctttataaataaataaaatacttttctttaaaattattcgaAAATAAAGATATTAGTGGCTCGAACATAGCTTATATATGCCAATAAAATACCCAAATACTTGAATAACGAATAAAAACAGTACGAGTCTCAAAGACGTAGTCGTCAAGTTATAATCGTCCAGAATCAGACCTAAATATACTTCCACGTAGAGGAGTTTAGTCTAGACAAAAGCAAGCTCCCAGATGATGAATCTGGTATGTAGGGAATGTCGGGGACTGTTAGATACTGaatctaaatttgaaaagataCTAAAACATAATCGAATCCTTTGCTATTAAAGTTGTAGGATAAGTAAGGTAATCATGTTATAGAAGAATGTTGGAGTCATCAAGTATCGAATTTAGATTTTCAATTAGGAAAGATGTTTTGCTTTGGGAATGGTCGCATTCACATACCCCAAGTGGGGTTTGTGTAAGAAAGCAACACAGCGAGTCATCCTCAGCCCCTTCGGCCGCCCCACACACACAAACCACCCGTTTCAATTTTTCCAACCTTCACTAAGTGCGCACCATCATGGTGGGCGCACAAAGCCTCCACATTCAATGACACCCAACTCTTTTCCCTTTCCATAATGCCATGCCCAACACTCCAATATTCGCATCACTAAAAACGAAACACGTTGGACGATAGGTTTAACCAATTTGACAATCAtcaattgattaagatatatattattgacCAATATATAAGATGTTTAAATCTTTTATCTACGATTGTTTTGCTAATTTTGTGCTTTGATTTGGTTGTAGATTTTTGGACAGAGCTGCAATCAAAGATGACACAAATTCGTCGAGTCGAAAATGTACGGTGACTCAAGTGGAAGGGACCAAGCAGGTGTTAGGCATGATCATAATCTGGTTAGCCACCCTTGTCCCAAGCACCATTTGGGCTCAAATCAACACCCTCTTTGTCAAACAAGGCACCACCTTAAACCGAACTCTTTCTCATGGCTTCCAAATCCCAGCCGCCTCACTTGGCAGCTTCGTCACACTCTCCATGCTCATCTCGGTCCCGATATACGATCACTATTTCGTCCCGTTCATGCGTCGAAAAACCGGAAACACTAGAGGAATCACTCTACTCCAAAGACTAGGCATCGGTTTCGTCATCCAAATCATAGCCATTGCAATTGCGTACGCGGTCGAGGTTCGAAGAATGCACGTAATCCAAACCAACCACATTGTGCATCCTAAACAAGTAGTCCCCATGAGCATCCTCTGGCTATTGCCACAATACATCCTCCTTGGAATTGCGGACGTTTTCAACGCAATCGGGCTGCTCGAGTTCTTCTACGACCAATCCCCGGAACACATGCAAAGCCTTGGAACTACATTCTTCACAAGTGGGATCGGAGTCGGGAACTTCCTCAATAGTTTTCTGGTCACGGTGGTCGATAAAATCACGGGAGAAAACGGGGGGAAGAGCTGGATTGGGAACAACTTGAATGAGTCTCATTTGGATTACTACTATGGGTTTCTTTTGGTGATATCTACGGTGAATTTGGGAGTGTTTGTTTGGGTGTCAAGTAGGTATATTTACAAGAAGGAAGCCATTGAAGTTAAGGATGGCATTGAAACCAAAGGCTTGGACACCTCTCCTCTTGGGCTACAAGTTTGATGGGATTGATATCCATATTCAAGATCATCAGCTTCAGCTATAATTCCAAGAACTATAGTTGATGCTTTCTACAACATTCTATTTATCTATCTACCACCCACCATGTATATtgcaatttctctctcttaatcaAATTTACTCCATTTCGATTCTCATTACATTAATATTTCTTCTTATCGGGATTTTCGTTCATCTAAACATAACTCAATCGatcacatatatatatgttttgactaaaaagtcaaaagtttGACAATCTTCTGGTTCTTCTGGTTGAAACAATGTAATGTCCAATtattgtgtgttttttttttcgggtaATGTAAGTAAGTTTAAGTAATTTAATGTTGGGTCTCGATAGTTTAGTTGGTGGCGTATGTGTGCGTTTGGATGACATGGGTGACAAACACGTGCAACTCGAGAGCAATTTGGTTGGCTTCGGTCACCTTCGATCTTCTCGACGATTTCTGCTTGATTGACTTGTTTTGGGCTAGATTGAGGTCTCCACAGTCAATAATGTATTAAGTTATGGGTCAATGCCTATGAAAGCAAGTGGATTCTATGTGCACCACTCTCGAAAGAACTGAAATCTAAGATCACAATTTTAGGCCCCACTAGAAAATTAAAGGTGTGTAAACCTTTTCATAACatacgtattttaaaatcgtgagactgatagTAATACGTAACATACTTGTTACATCAACTCTAGAATACTTACCAATTCCATTATCCACGAGTATAGTGGTTCTTCCCTTTACAAACAAAtaatctattctttttttttcaaatctatATTCTTCGAACCAAACAATTGAAAAAAGTCCCGTTGACTAAACCGCTACAAATCTTGACCTAAGATCAAACTCGACACATGGAAACAAaagaatgttttaaaaaagaaggaaaatgggtGAAAAAAAGAACTCATTTTGTCAACAAATTTATAAGCCAAAACACATGGGCGCATTAGAACGCAAAGCATATGGGCAATTAGTGATATGAACATAATTTTGGTAAACATAGCCTTGTAAATGAGACTGAAATTGCATGGGGAGTATCAAAGTCGTACACATTTGTCTCCCCTTCTTACCCAACTTTTAAATAATCCTTCACATTTCAGATCCCATCCTTCAATGCCACCGACTCATTTCCATGTGCTATGCCTCTCCTTAGTCAACCAAATTTAATCAACTATTACTCCACCCTTAATCGATCGAGATCGAGACCCTGTACGAAATGATTAATGTTTCACGTTCATCAAACGAGGAGAAAAAACgtgtttttcaaataatacaGATGAATGATATCGAAAAATCGTAAAatttttcgttttttgttttcgaGTTAGTATTTGGTTAAGAAACGAGAAACGGGAAATGGGATTCAcccaactttttttcttccaatctTATTTCATGTAAATTCGCGTTTTTCTAAGAATTCAATTGATGATCGGTACTTGTAGTACTAACAAAGTAGGTAACATTCTCGTTGCTTGAAATGGTATTATAATCCGTTGCCACCGTGGGACGGTTGTACAAAggggaggaagaggaagatgcGTCGTGATGAGATGGTGGAGGTAGCGGTAGAGACGGTGGCGGTGGTGGAACGGCAACCGAAACGACCTCGGctgaagatgaaagaaaagacacatgttgttgttgttgtggtTGAGGAGAAGAGTGAATCATATTACTAGCTTCTCTAAATTTGTGTCTTAAGATCTCAGCTCTCACCGCGTTTAACTCAATTTGTAAAGCTTGGATTTGGTGTTGTAAGGACGAAATGGCGCCCATGCACCCATAAACAGGATCTCGAAGCCTCACATTCGCTTCATAAACTAAGCTGTTCGCAGCATCCGCTCTCTGATTCTCAGAAACTTcctaaaattcaataattaagataaattacctcgaaaaatttaataactaaacATATAATAATACAACATCGAGTTACCATGAGCATCTTCGAGACATTACTAGCACCGAAAACCTTGTGAACCGACGCGAATTTATGAGGCTCGTGAGG
This genomic window from Cucurbita pepo subsp. pepo cultivar mu-cu-16 chromosome LG01, ASM280686v2, whole genome shotgun sequence contains:
- the LOC111804168 gene encoding potassium transporter 2, coding for MDLEHGKCWDTSKKDSWKTVLVLAYQSLGVVYGDLSISPLYVYRSTFAEDIQHSDTNEEIYGVLSFVFWTLTIVPLFKYVFVVLRADDNGEGGTFALYSLICRHAKVSLLPNKQVADEALSTYLLEHPPENKKQSKVKLLLEKHRALHTALLILVLLGTCMVIGDGLLTPAISVFSAVSGLELSMTKAHHQYAVVPITCFILVCLFALQHYGTHRVGFVFAPIVLTWLLCISTLGIYNIIHWNPHVYRALSPYYMFKFLEKTRKSGWMSLGGILLCITGSEAMFADLGHFSYTAIQIAFTFLVYPALILAYMGQAAYLSQHHHTTKNIGFYVSVPESVRWPVLTIAILASVVGSQAIISGTFSIINQSQSLGCFPRVKVVHTSDKIHGQIYIPEINWILMILCVAVTIGFRDIKHLGNASGLAVMTVMLVTTCLTSLVIVLCWNKSPLLALSFLIFFGSVELLYFSASLTKFREGAWLPILLALFLMTIMFVWHFATIKKYEFDLHNKVSLEWLLALGPSLGIARVPGIGLVFTDLTSGIPANFSRFVTNLPAFHRILVFVCIKSVPVPFVPPAERYLVGRVGPATHRSYRCIVRYGYRDVHQDVDSFESELVKKLADFIRYDWYRKQRGNSCSEDDASHSNDSTGECRLAVIGTIAFADATAYEETVQPGSVSVGFRTVDSIGDVIEMEPMGEERRVRFAIDDDDFEGDSQAETEALLHEELEDLVAAQQSGTAFILGHSHVRAKQGSSVLKRLAINYGYNFLRRNCRGADVALKVPPVSLLEVGMVYVV
- the LOC111804177 gene encoding protein NRT1/ PTR FAMILY 5.1-like, with the protein product METKDLTQDGTVDLRGHPVLASNTGKWKACAFLVGYEAFERMAFYGIASNLVNYLTTQLHEDTVSSVRNVNNWSGCVWLTPIFGAYIADSFLGRFWTFTISSLIYVMGMVFVTMAVSVKSLKPRCKNGICSKATASQVAFFYISLYTIAVGSGGTKPNISTFGADQFDDFNPVEKQMKVSFFNWWTFSSFLGALFATLGLVYIQDNLGWGLGYGIPTVGLLFSLLIFYFGTPLYRHKVTKSRTLATDFIQVPITAFRNRNLQLPPTSAELYELELHTYSRNAAAAAGGRRQVEHTPIFRFLDRAAIKDDTNSSSRKCTVTQVEGTKQVLGMIIIWLATLVPSTIWAQINTLFVKQGTTLNRTLSHGFQIPAASLGSFVTLSMLISVPIYDHYFVPFMRRKTGNTRGITLLQRLGIGFVIQIIAIAIAYAVEVRRMHVIQTNHIVHPKQVVPMSILWLLPQYILLGIADVFNAIGLLEFFYDQSPEHMQSLGTTFFTSGIGVGNFLNSFLVTVVDKITGENGGKSWIGNNLNESHLDYYYGFLLVISTVNLGVFVWVSSRYIYKKEAIEVKDGIETKGLDTSPLGLQV
- the LOC111804226 gene encoding LOB domain-containing protein 15-like, translating into MSKERERFDEIAKKIKRETDVSSNIPPQQIMGRRHSLQASPGILNTITPCAACKLLRRRCAQECPFSPYFSPHEPHKFASVHKVFGASNVSKMLMEVSENQRADAANSLVYEANVRLRDPVYGCMGAISSLQHQIQALQIELNAVRAEILRHKFREASNMIHSSPQPQQQQHVSFLSSSAEVVSVAVPPPPPSLPLPPPSHHDASSSSSPLYNRPTVATDYNTISSNENVTYFVSTTSTDHQLNS